GTTCAGAAAGAATTAGAACGTATAACTATCCTCAAAGTCGTGTAACTGATCATAGAATTGGCTTAACATTGCAGAAACTGAATCAGATTATGGAAGGTAATTTAGATGAGATTATCGATGCCCTAACATTATCTGAACAAACAGATAAATTGAAAGAATTAAACAATGGTGAGTTATAAGGATTACTTAGCAAATGCTATTTCATTAGCAAAAGAGAAAGGCTATGAACAAACACGAGCTGAGTGGTTATTACTTGATACATTTAATTGGTCACGTACAGACTATCTTATTCATATGAATGATGAAATGTCTGTTGCTGATAAAGCTAAACTTGGTTTAAATTTACAAAGAATGCTATCTGGAGAACCTATTCAATATATTGTAGGGTTTCAATCTTTTTATGGATACCGATTTACAGTATCTGATCGTTGTCTCATTCCTAGACCTGAAACTGAAGAAGTGATGTTACATTTTTTAAACCTTTGTAACGAAGGCGATGCAATAGCAGATATAGGGACAGGCAGTGGTGTATTAGGCATCACATTAAAAAAGTTAAAGCCTACTTTAAGCGTAATAGCTACCGATTTATATGAAGATGCATTAGAAGTGGCACGATTAAACGCAGAACAACACGGAGAGAACATTGATTTCATTCAAGGTAATGCGTTAAAGCCATTGATAGAACGAAATATTAAAGTAAATGGTCTGATATCAAATCCGCCATACATTGATGTCAAAGAAGTCAAAGATATGGCTAAAACAGTCGTAGACTATGAACCACATCAAGCATTATTTGCAAAGAGTCAAGGTTATGCTATTTATCAATCGATTCTAAATGATTTACCTAAGGTGTTATTACCAGGCGCACATGTAGTGTTTGAAATTGGTTATAACCAAGGTCAGACTTTAAAAGAGATAGTGAATGATATGTACCCAGATAAGGCAGTCGCAATTTATAAAGATATTAATCAACTAGATAGAATTTTAGAAATTAAATGGTAAAGTCACGCTCATTTAAATAAATGGATTACTTTTAATTATTAAATTCTTAAATGTATTTAACATAGCTATCGGGTGGGAATGGGCTTTCTTTCAATTGAATATTGAAAGATGATAAGCTATCCCACCTTTTTGTTTTGTTAATCAAAGAAAGAGAGGTGTAAAAGAAAAGTGGAAACCAAAATTTGGGATTTAAGAACATACAGAAATGATATTAATCAAAGTCCTGATATACAGGAAATTAAAGACA
The DNA window shown above is from Staphylococcus sp. M0911 and carries:
- the prmC gene encoding peptide chain release factor N(5)-glutamine methyltransferase; amino-acid sequence: MVSYKDYLANAISLAKEKGYEQTRAEWLLLDTFNWSRTDYLIHMNDEMSVADKAKLGLNLQRMLSGEPIQYIVGFQSFYGYRFTVSDRCLIPRPETEEVMLHFLNLCNEGDAIADIGTGSGVLGITLKKLKPTLSVIATDLYEDALEVARLNAEQHGENIDFIQGNALKPLIERNIKVNGLISNPPYIDVKEVKDMAKTVVDYEPHQALFAKSQGYAIYQSILNDLPKVLLPGAHVVFEIGYNQGQTLKEIVNDMYPDKAVAIYKDINQLDRILEIKW